A window of the Mesotoga prima MesG1.Ag.4.2 genome harbors these coding sequences:
- the rd gene encoding rubredoxin: MKYRCTICGYIYDPEIGDPDNGVDPGTTFEDVPEDWVCPLCGASKDDFEPID; the protein is encoded by the coding sequence ATGAAGTACAGATGCACTATCTGTGGTTACATTTATGATCCTGAAATTGGAGACCCTGACAACGGTGTAGATCCCGGGACCACTTTTGAGGATGTTCCAGAGGATTGGGTTTGTCCGCTATGTGGAGCCAGTAAAGACGATTTTGAACCAATTGACTGA
- a CDS encoding class II SORL domain-containing protein, translating to MAIGEYVKSADWKSEKHVPVIEIPDSVKPGEAFNVQITVGKEISHPNTIEHHIKWFDLYVMYDDGQFLIHLGHIEFTPVNTQPTAVFNVKLEKSGSLIATSYCNIHGLWESSKRVEF from the coding sequence ATGGCAATTGGCGAGTATGTGAAGAGTGCTGACTGGAAAAGCGAGAAACATGTGCCGGTAATTGAGATTCCCGATTCGGTCAAGCCGGGAGAGGCGTTTAATGTCCAGATAACGGTCGGTAAGGAGATTTCACATCCAAATACTATCGAGCATCACATCAAGTGGTTTGATCTGTACGTAATGTACGACGATGGCCAGTTCTTGATTCATCTTGGCCACATCGAGTTCACTCCAGTTAATACGCAGCCCACGGCAGTATTCAATGTGAAACTGGAGAAGTCAGGTTCGTTGATCGCTACCTCTTACTGCAACATTCACGGTCTCTGGGAGAGCAGTAAGAGAGTTGAGTTCTGA
- a CDS encoding M24 family metallopeptidase, with translation MTRHDTVKAYIDEASVEAVLFTRNSNIQWFFEGEVEPRIDTSTDMGAFWLLITSSMVIALCPNYDVHRIRDEILPKDVEVLGFDGFSNSVESAGRLCDKFSKVAVDSDLFFPSSSYVSIGRDFYEKTQLLSEREILRLRVTGKLTENIICEFAPELQPGMTELEVEKVLRAIFIESGLEVPTLCIASDERISKSPYPVSTVKKISRYLMLRATIRKQGLSVSLSRYFHFGAIPQEIEQRHERASGIAAKGAVAIMRARTMGEVYEEIKNAYASLNAANEIAYYSPGGTTGYTQNTFLFAPDSQITMKHPATYVLNPLIGGLLSEDTVLLNSDGNAEFLTLGEDFPKVKVRLESFRVHRPWIMII, from the coding sequence TTGACAAGACATGACACAGTCAAAGCATATATCGACGAAGCCTCTGTGGAAGCCGTATTGTTTACGAGGAATTCCAATATACAGTGGTTCTTCGAAGGTGAGGTCGAACCAAGAATAGACACCTCTACTGACATGGGTGCATTTTGGCTTTTGATAACCAGCTCGATGGTCATTGCTCTCTGCCCAAATTACGACGTCCACAGAATTAGAGACGAGATCCTTCCCAAAGACGTGGAGGTTTTGGGCTTTGATGGATTTTCGAATTCCGTCGAATCTGCAGGAAGGCTCTGCGATAAGTTTTCGAAAGTTGCCGTCGATAGCGATCTCTTCTTTCCCTCTTCGAGCTATGTTTCTATTGGCAGGGACTTCTATGAAAAGACACAACTTCTAAGTGAAAGAGAGATCTTGCGCTTGAGAGTCACTGGAAAACTTACAGAAAACATCATTTGTGAATTTGCGCCTGAACTGCAACCGGGAATGACCGAACTGGAAGTCGAGAAGGTCCTAAGGGCGATATTTATCGAGTCGGGACTTGAAGTACCGACTCTTTGCATCGCATCGGATGAAAGGATCTCGAAGTCACCCTATCCAGTCTCCACTGTAAAGAAGATCAGCAGATATCTCATGCTAAGGGCAACAATCAGAAAACAGGGTCTTTCAGTTTCGTTGAGCAGATACTTTCACTTCGGAGCTATTCCACAGGAGATTGAGCAGAGGCACGAGAGGGCTTCAGGAATTGCTGCAAAGGGAGCTGTCGCGATAATGAGAGCAAGAACTATGGGCGAAGTCTATGAAGAGATAAAGAATGCTTATGCTTCTCTCAATGCTGCAAATGAGATAGCGTATTACAGTCCGGGAGGTACAACTGGTTATACGCAGAACACCTTTCTTTTCGCTCCCGATTCCCAAATTACGATGAAACATCCCGCCACATATGTGCTTAATCCCCTTATTGGGGGTCTTTTGAGTGAAGACACTGTACTTCTTAATTCCGATGGGAACGCGGAATTCCTCACGCTCGGTGAAGACTTCCCGAAAGTAAAAGTCAGACTTGAAAGCTTCAGAGTTCACAGACCCTGGATCATGATCATTTAG
- a CDS encoding helix-turn-helix domain-containing protein, which translates to MTELDNIGNKLRSLRQARKISIKKLADTSGVSSSLISQIEHGKVSPSLNTLKKILNAMGETVISLVQQNSSENTMKGLIKREDRMTVTVAPGLYYEVLSAPNKSYSMFISYLSPDAGTEDFFIHEGIESGIMLKGKIELQLGDSTLILEEGDSITHSSTIPHKWRNLGDEVAIGIWVVCPPSF; encoded by the coding sequence ATGACTGAGCTTGACAACATTGGAAACAAGCTGAGATCACTGCGGCAGGCCAGAAAAATCAGTATAAAAAAGCTGGCCGATACTTCAGGTGTGAGCTCCAGTCTGATAAGTCAAATCGAACACGGAAAGGTCTCTCCTTCATTGAATACGCTGAAGAAGATTCTCAACGCTATGGGGGAAACAGTTATTTCGCTCGTGCAGCAAAACTCATCTGAGAACACAATGAAAGGCCTAATAAAGCGCGAAGACAGGATGACCGTCACGGTCGCTCCAGGTCTTTACTACGAGGTTCTTTCAGCACCCAACAAGTCATATTCCATGTTTATTTCTTATTTGAGTCCTGACGCTGGTACAGAGGATTTCTTCATCCATGAGGGCATTGAGTCGGGAATTATGCTGAAGGGTAAGATTGAGCTTCAGCTTGGAGATAGTACCTTGATTCTCGAAGAGGGAGACAGCATAACCCACAGCAGCACTATACCCCATAAGTGGAGAAATCTAGGAGACGAAGTAGCGATTGGGATCTGGGTGGTGTGTCCTCCAAGCTTCTGA
- a CDS encoding DUF1177 domain-containing protein, translating to MLRQVMDVLEILDSPYANGKEVAELFIPYEGVIVEIEKVGSEKGSTDIVRILIEGEDPSLPVLGVIGQLGGIGARPEMIGFVSDGDGAAAALALALKAAQASDKGDRLPGNLYVATHICPDAPTQRHEPVPFMGSPIGTRQALQAMLKRRLDAVISIDTTKGNRLINWKGIAITPTVKEGYILKVSDDLLDICESVTGQPARVLPITMQDITPYGNRVHHINSIMQPCTLLSVPVVGLAITTELAVPGCATGSSHELDIELAARFSLEVAKRFGQNKCKLFDHTEFERISGLYGDMSRLVFSTEDLEND from the coding sequence ATGCTTAGGCAGGTAATGGATGTTCTTGAGATTCTCGATAGCCCTTATGCAAACGGGAAAGAAGTTGCCGAACTCTTCATACCATACGAAGGCGTTATTGTAGAGATCGAGAAAGTTGGCAGCGAAAAGGGGAGCACCGACATCGTTCGAATTCTAATCGAAGGAGAGGATCCGTCACTCCCAGTTCTTGGAGTTATCGGACAACTTGGTGGAATCGGAGCAAGACCTGAAATGATTGGTTTTGTCAGCGATGGAGATGGTGCTGCGGCTGCTCTTGCATTGGCTTTGAAGGCTGCTCAGGCGAGCGATAAGGGAGACCGACTTCCCGGAAATCTCTATGTTGCCACACACATCTGCCCAGATGCGCCGACACAGCGACACGAGCCTGTTCCATTCATGGGATCGCCTATAGGAACAAGGCAGGCGCTGCAGGCAATGCTCAAGAGGCGCCTTGATGCAGTGATTTCAATCGATACGACCAAGGGAAACCGATTGATAAACTGGAAAGGTATAGCTATAACGCCAACTGTGAAGGAAGGATATATACTCAAGGTCTCAGATGATTTGCTGGATATTTGCGAATCCGTTACTGGTCAACCTGCAAGAGTCTTGCCGATCACAATGCAGGATATTACGCCATATGGGAACAGAGTTCATCACATAAACAGTATTATGCAGCCCTGTACTTTATTAAGCGTTCCTGTGGTCGGCCTTGCAATAACAACAGAGCTGGCCGTTCCTGGATGTGCAACCGGTTCTTCACACGAACTCGACATAGAGTTGGCTGCACGTTTCTCTTTAGAGGTCGCAAAACGGTTTGGGCAAAACAAGTGCAAGCTCTTTGATCATACTGAGTTCGAAAGAATCAGCGGACTTTATGGCGACATGTCGAGATTGGTGTTTTCAACAGAGGACCTTGAAAATGACTGA
- a CDS encoding ABC transporter ATP-binding protein has product MKLLEIRNLTKRFPIEDSIFGKPVKFLKAVDDVSFEVDKGGVFSLVGESGSGKSTIARLICGAYQPSSGEILYKGNPIGRTKTDYRNIQMIFQDPDASLNPRKNVFSIIEEGLRIHRLGNLRERREKVLTILDSVGLDRSTIKKFPHELSGGQKQRVSVARSLILQPELLVLDEPTSALDVSVQAQMLNLLGDLQKEFLLTYVFITHDLKIVSQISDHVAVLYLGNIMEIGPVDRIIDNPLHPYTQGLLESVPQPDPSKKAANEILMGEIPSPVNPPKGCPFITRCPKAFEACAIKPELKVVGDRKVRCHLYDTGGNSNA; this is encoded by the coding sequence ATGAAGCTGCTGGAAATTAGAAACCTTACAAAGAGATTTCCTATAGAGGATAGTATTTTCGGGAAACCGGTTAAGTTTCTCAAGGCAGTTGATGACGTATCCTTCGAAGTCGATAAGGGCGGCGTTTTCAGTTTGGTAGGAGAAAGCGGCTCCGGAAAATCCACCATTGCAAGGTTGATATGTGGTGCTTATCAGCCATCATCTGGTGAGATTCTGTATAAAGGAAATCCAATCGGAAGAACAAAGACCGATTACAGAAACATCCAGATGATTTTTCAAGATCCGGATGCTTCGCTTAACCCGAGAAAGAATGTCTTTTCGATTATCGAAGAGGGGTTACGAATTCACAGATTGGGGAATCTACGGGAGAGAAGAGAAAAGGTTTTGACTATTCTCGACTCTGTCGGCCTGGATCGTTCAACGATAAAAAAATTCCCTCACGAATTAAGCGGCGGGCAGAAGCAGAGGGTCTCTGTCGCAAGATCGCTCATTTTGCAGCCGGAATTGCTGGTTTTGGATGAACCCACCTCGGCTCTTGACGTTTCGGTTCAAGCACAGATGTTGAACCTTCTTGGCGACTTGCAGAAGGAATTTTTGCTGACTTATGTCTTCATTACACATGACCTAAAGATCGTAAGTCAGATTTCGGATCACGTGGCAGTTTTGTATCTAGGAAACATCATGGAAATAGGACCGGTAGATCGGATAATTGATAATCCCCTTCATCCGTATACTCAGGGACTGCTTGAGTCTGTCCCTCAGCCTGATCCGAGTAAGAAAGCAGCGAATGAGATTCTTATGGGTGAAATACCCAGTCCCGTAAATCCGCCCAAAGGCTGCCCGTTTATCACTAGGTGCCCAAAGGCTTTTGAGGCTTGCGCGATAAAACCAGAACTCAAGGTTGTCGGGGACAGAAAGGTAAGATGCCATCTTTATGACACAGGAGGTAATTCCAATGCTTAG
- a CDS encoding ABC transporter ATP-binding protein, whose translation MSHVLEVEDLTVEFRLPEGILRAPDGISFSVGEREVLGIVGESGSGKSVTALSLMGLIPSPPGKVKAAKMEFMGKNLLKEVEEIRGKKISMVFQNPLNSLNPSMKIGAQLIEVLVNHMNMTKPEAKEKSIEIMKNLGIPSPENLMNRYPFEYSGGMRQRIMIAMAMLCNPKLLIADEPTTALDVTIQSQILYMFRELKEEFETSLIFITHDLGVIAQIADRVMVMYAGKQVENASVEDIFKNPKHPYTLGLLDSLPKLIPEKRKQRLLSIQGNVPGLLKPPKGCRFHPRCSKAMKICTEKEPPAFSVGSSTVWCWLYGREVANNEAAGN comes from the coding sequence TTGAGCCATGTTCTTGAGGTAGAAGACCTAACGGTTGAGTTCAGGTTGCCTGAAGGAATACTGAGAGCCCCGGACGGTATTAGCTTTTCGGTGGGCGAAAGGGAGGTGCTCGGGATAGTCGGCGAAAGCGGTTCCGGCAAGAGCGTGACTGCGCTTTCACTGATGGGTCTGATACCTTCTCCTCCCGGCAAAGTAAAAGCTGCCAAGATGGAATTCATGGGGAAAAATCTTCTAAAAGAAGTAGAGGAGATAAGGGGAAAAAAGATATCTATGGTCTTTCAGAATCCCTTGAATTCACTCAACCCCTCGATGAAGATAGGAGCTCAGCTGATCGAGGTGCTAGTTAACCACATGAATATGACAAAGCCAGAGGCGAAAGAGAAGTCGATTGAGATTATGAAGAATCTTGGAATTCCATCGCCGGAGAATCTCATGAACCGATACCCTTTTGAGTATAGCGGAGGTATGCGCCAGAGAATCATGATTGCCATGGCAATGCTTTGCAATCCAAAGCTCCTGATTGCCGATGAACCGACTACGGCTCTTGACGTGACAATTCAGTCTCAGATTCTTTATATGTTCCGCGAACTGAAAGAGGAGTTCGAGACTTCTTTGATTTTCATTACACACGATCTCGGAGTCATCGCGCAGATTGCAGACAGAGTGATGGTTATGTACGCTGGGAAACAGGTCGAGAATGCGTCCGTCGAAGACATTTTCAAGAATCCGAAGCATCCTTATACTCTCGGTCTACTTGATTCTTTACCTAAATTGATTCCCGAGAAGAGAAAGCAAAGGCTTCTTTCCATACAAGGGAATGTTCCAGGGTTGCTGAAACCCCCTAAAGGCTGTCGATTTCACCCAAGGTGCAGTAAGGCAATGAAGATTTGCACTGAAAAGGAACCGCCTGCATTCTCCGTGGGTTCATCTACTGTCTGGTGCTGGCTTTACGGTAGAGAGGTTGCAAATAATGAAGCTGCTGGAAATTAG
- a CDS encoding M20 family metallopeptidase, translating to MDKKREIIHTVDKIASDVIELGKKIFGFSELSYEEYKSSEALKSFLKASGFEVVSPAIEELPTSFIASYGNSGPKIALMAEYDALPEIGHACGHNLICTTSIAAAIALKESGAIEETGGSIVVVGCPAEERGGAKRVLVEKGVFDDMSAALIIHPASMSTGFDISYALKTFSIKYFGKPAHAAADPAKGVNALDAVIQMFNGISALRQQLPEKVRIHGIITNGGQSFNTIPDYTAAEIGIRALSIEEVDVVSEKFRKIVQAGALATGCDFELKQTEQMEEVYVNVPIARLLDSNFELVGEKTTMRTYEQGVGSTDVGSVTHVLPAIQGYIDITEHRDIPTHTREFASCANSEYGYNAMIRAAKAMALTVYDLLSDRSLLEEVTDYFRERRKEF from the coding sequence ATGGACAAGAAAAGGGAAATAATCCACACTGTTGACAAAATTGCTAGCGATGTAATTGAGCTGGGCAAAAAGATCTTTGGCTTCTCTGAGCTCTCTTACGAGGAATACAAGTCTTCTGAGGCTCTAAAGAGTTTCCTTAAGGCCTCTGGATTTGAGGTTGTCAGCCCGGCTATTGAGGAGCTGCCCACTTCCTTTATTGCGAGTTACGGTAACTCTGGTCCGAAAATAGCCCTGATGGCCGAATATGATGCGCTGCCAGAAATTGGCCATGCTTGTGGTCACAATCTGATCTGTACCACTAGTATTGCAGCGGCTATCGCTCTTAAGGAAAGCGGTGCGATCGAGGAAACTGGAGGTTCTATTGTTGTCGTAGGTTGCCCCGCTGAAGAAAGGGGAGGAGCAAAGAGGGTTCTTGTTGAAAAGGGCGTCTTTGATGATATGAGCGCTGCTCTGATTATTCACCCCGCTTCAATGAGTACGGGTTTTGACATTTCGTATGCTTTGAAGACGTTCTCAATAAAATACTTTGGGAAACCGGCTCACGCTGCTGCGGATCCTGCGAAGGGCGTTAATGCGCTCGATGCTGTGATTCAGATGTTTAATGGTATTTCTGCACTGCGTCAACAGCTTCCAGAGAAAGTTCGGATACACGGAATAATAACGAATGGCGGGCAATCCTTCAATACAATTCCCGATTATACAGCTGCCGAGATTGGAATAAGGGCATTGTCTATTGAAGAGGTCGACGTTGTCTCTGAGAAGTTTAGGAAGATAGTTCAAGCAGGGGCGTTGGCTACAGGCTGTGATTTCGAGCTGAAGCAAACCGAGCAGATGGAAGAGGTCTATGTAAACGTTCCAATTGCTCGACTCCTTGACAGTAATTTCGAGCTCGTCGGTGAAAAGACAACTATGAGGACGTACGAACAGGGAGTTGGCTCTACGGATGTAGGTTCTGTCACGCACGTTTTGCCTGCGATACAGGGGTACATAGATATTACCGAGCACCGGGACATTCCGACGCATACAAGGGAATTTGCCTCTTGTGCGAATTCAGAGTACGGCTACAATGCAATGATAAGAGCAGCGAAAGCAATGGCACTTACAGTCTATGATCTTTTGTCTGACAGATCCTTGTTGGAAGAAGTAACAGATTATTTTAGAGAGAGAAGGAAAGAGTTTTGA
- a CDS encoding ABC transporter permease: protein MRAAQFLRRLLRSKQAAVGLFVILAILVLALFSPLIATHEVEDMDFMHIFALPGEGGHLFGTDDYGRDLFSRLVYGSRVSLMVGIVAVGIGSLLGTVIGVIAGFFGGLVDSIIMRIMDALLSFPYVLLAIAMMAVLGPGLFNAMLAIGIVMIPSFSRVVRSAVLTYRNEEFVTAARLMGGSNLWVIMFHILPNIIPTIIIYASLNFAGAIISEATLSFLGLGIQPPTPSWGSMLSEAKNYLQTAPNMAIFPGIAILVSCLGFNLLGDGLRDVLDPRLRS, encoded by the coding sequence ATGAGAGCTGCACAATTCTTGAGGAGACTCCTACGTAGCAAGCAGGCTGCTGTGGGGCTTTTTGTGATTTTGGCAATCCTGGTGCTTGCCTTGTTCTCACCACTGATTGCAACACATGAAGTTGAGGATATGGACTTCATGCACATCTTTGCTCTGCCCGGAGAAGGGGGCCACTTGTTTGGAACGGATGACTATGGTCGTGACCTTTTCAGCAGACTGGTCTATGGTAGTAGAGTGTCTCTAATGGTTGGTATAGTAGCTGTGGGCATAGGTTCTCTTCTCGGCACAGTAATCGGTGTTATAGCCGGCTTTTTCGGAGGTCTGGTCGATTCGATAATTATGCGAATAATGGACGCTCTGTTGTCTTTTCCATACGTTCTATTGGCCATTGCAATGATGGCGGTTCTCGGCCCAGGACTCTTCAATGCGATGCTCGCTATCGGCATTGTTATGATACCTAGCTTCTCGCGAGTTGTTAGGAGCGCAGTCCTGACTTACAGAAACGAGGAGTTCGTTACTGCGGCGAGATTGATGGGAGGATCAAATCTCTGGGTAATCATGTTTCACATCCTGCCGAACATCATTCCAACAATAATCATATATGCTTCTTTGAACTTCGCCGGTGCGATAATCAGCGAGGCAACGTTGAGTTTTCTGGGCCTTGGGATTCAGCCGCCAACACCTTCTTGGGGAAGCATGTTGAGCGAGGCCAAGAATTATCTTCAAACCGCTCCAAATATGGCGATCTTTCCGGGAATTGCGATCCTTGTTTCCTGTTTGGGATTCAATCTTCTTGGAGATGGTTTGAGAGACGTGCTAGATCCCAGATTGAGGTCGTGA
- a CDS encoding ABC transporter permease has translation MRKFIVRRLLQIVPTLFFVLLTVFFLMKLIPGDPAAVLLGPGARAQDIERFRAELGLDQPVFTQFALYLKRVFTGNFGKSLIYKQDVISLIVERLPTTLLLSVSALFIASIIGIPAGILAATKHDSFVDFSITILSLVGISVPIFWFGMILIIVFALQLGWLPAVGIGNISNGLWDVVKHIILPSTALGIQSMGIITRFTRSSMLEVLRQDYVRTAMAKGLKNRLVLYNHALRNALVPIVTVIGLQLGTLLAGAVLTETVFALPGLGKLMIDAILRRDFLLVQGEVLVIAFIYILVNFIVDMLYAFLNPKIRVAYGGSQ, from the coding sequence GTGAGAAAGTTCATTGTCAGAAGGTTGCTCCAGATTGTTCCCACACTGTTCTTTGTGCTTTTGACGGTTTTCTTTTTGATGAAGCTTATTCCTGGAGATCCTGCGGCGGTTCTTTTAGGACCAGGCGCCAGGGCTCAAGATATAGAGCGCTTCAGAGCCGAGCTAGGGCTCGACCAGCCTGTTTTCACTCAGTTTGCGCTTTATTTGAAGAGGGTGTTCACAGGTAATTTTGGTAAGTCTCTCATATATAAGCAGGATGTAATCTCCCTGATTGTAGAGAGGCTTCCGACAACGCTTCTTCTGAGCGTTAGCGCTCTATTCATTGCTTCTATAATCGGGATACCGGCAGGCATTCTTGCCGCAACTAAGCACGATAGTTTTGTGGACTTCAGTATAACGATTCTCTCCTTGGTTGGAATCTCTGTTCCAATATTCTGGTTTGGGATGATACTGATAATAGTCTTTGCATTGCAATTGGGGTGGCTTCCCGCGGTTGGAATTGGGAACATCTCGAACGGACTTTGGGATGTTGTAAAGCATATTATTCTGCCTTCTACCGCTCTTGGAATTCAGTCCATGGGAATCATAACCAGATTCACTCGATCGAGCATGTTAGAGGTTCTCAGGCAGGATTACGTGAGGACCGCGATGGCAAAAGGATTGAAGAACAGGTTAGTCCTGTATAACCACGCACTTAGAAACGCCCTTGTTCCTATTGTAACGGTCATAGGTTTGCAGCTTGGCACATTGCTTGCCGGTGCAGTTTTAACGGAGACCGTCTTTGCGCTGCCGGGATTGGGCAAGCTGATGATAGACGCAATATTGAGAAGAGACTTCTTGCTAGTACAGGGTGAAGTCTTGGTCATTGCCTTCATATATATACTTGTCAATTTCATTGTGGATATGCTCTATGCCTTTCTCAATCCGAAAATTAGGGTCGCTTATGGAGGATCACAATAA
- a CDS encoding ABC transporter substrate-binding protein, with protein sequence MRKYLVILLLVVVLSFSAFATDKYDSELVVGTDQNPTTMDPAMYQDLASSQVMRNVFETLVAYTADVKEIKPVIAESWTVSDDLKVWTFKLRENVFFQKGKFQDGRNVTAEDVKYSFDREMEISPMVRIYMIDTIEVVDTYTVKITLQYPYAPFLTVLTDIGAAIVPKEEVEGWGDEFVLHPIGSGPYVLKEWVKDDHMSFERYEDYWGEKPYVKNLTYKFIPDKAVLTLALLSGQVDISSDILDQDIPKVKADPNVEAIMVGGNNIYAAYMNATKGPTTDPKVREAIFKAIDVTQIAKVIFPNESGVPAYGPIPPGSWAYNPDVQDFYTPYDPEGAKQILKDAGYADGLKLKMYTSDDPNRRKMAIVMQSMLKQVGIDLEVISLEWGSFVEVSSKGEADIYAIGWTWYPDPEFFMYYMFHSSTAGTYGNGGRYNNPEVDKYIELGESSADQDERIMYYRKAEELVMKDRIFFPGYHKLVVMGVSDKVKGFTVSSDMTIRVFAPGTNVYVE encoded by the coding sequence ATGAGAAAGTATTTGGTAATTCTGCTCCTCGTAGTCGTACTATCATTCTCGGCTTTTGCAACGGACAAGTATGATTCGGAACTTGTTGTTGGAACTGACCAGAATCCGACGACAATGGATCCGGCGATGTATCAGGATTTGGCTTCGTCGCAGGTAATGAGAAATGTCTTCGAGACGCTGGTCGCTTACACTGCCGATGTCAAAGAGATTAAACCAGTAATTGCCGAATCTTGGACGGTGAGCGATGATCTCAAGGTTTGGACATTCAAACTCAGAGAGAATGTCTTCTTCCAGAAGGGGAAGTTCCAAGACGGGCGTAACGTGACTGCCGAAGATGTGAAGTATAGCTTCGACAGAGAGATGGAGATCTCTCCGATGGTGAGAATATACATGATAGACACCATTGAAGTTGTCGACACTTATACTGTCAAGATTACTCTTCAGTATCCTTATGCTCCATTCCTTACCGTGCTTACCGACATTGGAGCAGCTATAGTTCCTAAAGAAGAAGTCGAAGGCTGGGGCGACGAATTCGTGCTTCATCCGATCGGCTCTGGTCCGTACGTTTTGAAGGAATGGGTCAAGGATGACCACATGTCCTTTGAGAGATACGAAGATTACTGGGGTGAAAAACCCTATGTGAAGAATCTTACCTATAAGTTCATCCCAGACAAAGCAGTTTTGACTCTTGCTCTTCTAAGCGGACAGGTAGACATTTCAAGCGATATTCTCGATCAGGACATTCCTAAGGTAAAGGCCGATCCCAATGTCGAGGCAATAATGGTGGGGGGAAACAACATCTATGCCGCTTACATGAACGCTACGAAGGGCCCGACCACCGATCCCAAGGTAAGAGAAGCGATTTTCAAGGCAATAGATGTAACACAAATAGCTAAAGTCATCTTCCCGAATGAGAGCGGTGTTCCTGCATACGGGCCTATCCCTCCCGGATCGTGGGCATACAATCCGGATGTTCAGGATTTCTACACTCCTTACGATCCCGAAGGCGCGAAGCAGATCCTTAAGGACGCCGGATATGCAGATGGACTTAAGCTTAAGATGTATACTTCCGACGACCCGAATAGAAGAAAGATGGCCATCGTTATGCAGTCGATGCTGAAGCAGGTCGGAATCGATCTCGAAGTCATTTCTCTCGAGTGGGGAAGTTTTGTTGAAGTATCCAGTAAGGGAGAAGCAGACATTTATGCAATCGGTTGGACATGGTATCCCGACCCCGAATTCTTCATGTACTACATGTTCCACTCTTCGACTGCGGGAACTTATGGAAATGGCGGTAGATACAACAACCCCGAAGTCGACAAGTACATAGAGCTGGGTGAATCCTCTGCTGATCAAGACGAAAGGATTATGTACTATAGGAAAGCGGAGGAACTCGTGATGAAAGACAGGATCTTTTTCCCAGGCTATCACAAACTCGTTGTCATGGGCGTTAGTGACAAGGTAAAAGGCTTCACGGTTTCTTCGGATATGACGATCAGAGTATTTGCACCGGGAACTAACGTTTACGTAGAATAG
- a CDS encoding AroM family protein, giving the protein MTFLTIGQSPRDDLVPELIRIIGKPLEVKEVGLLDGMEVKDFVTPFSEKDLLVSRLRDGREVELSEEWVREQLLAFEVKEATVLLCTSEFNIVKYIEPYTVIRSFLRSQGPFESLAVVVPEKKQEPLARRWKGLSTRLEVFSFSPYEGSPSIPSGLTDSKYIYLDCMGYGLDHESRIQEVALGTVISARRIVGEFLRTIV; this is encoded by the coding sequence ATGACATTTTTGACTATTGGTCAGTCGCCGCGAGATGATCTTGTTCCTGAATTAATTCGAATAATTGGAAAGCCTTTGGAAGTCAAAGAGGTCGGCTTGTTGGATGGTATGGAAGTGAAGGATTTTGTCACGCCATTCTCCGAGAAAGATCTTTTGGTAAGCCGCTTACGAGACGGTCGAGAGGTTGAACTTTCCGAGGAATGGGTTAGAGAACAACTTCTAGCGTTTGAAGTCAAAGAAGCGACAGTGCTTTTGTGCACCAGTGAGTTTAATATAGTTAAGTATATTGAGCCGTATACGGTCATTAGATCTTTCTTACGCTCTCAGGGCCCTTTCGAAAGTCTAGCAGTAGTTGTGCCTGAGAAGAAGCAAGAACCGCTTGCACGGAGATGGAAAGGACTTTCTACGCGACTTGAGGTCTTCAGCTTTTCGCCTTATGAGGGAAGCCCCTCAATACCTAGCGGTCTTACCGATTCAAAGTATATCTATCTTGATTGCATGGGTTATGGATTGGACCATGAGTCAAGGATTCAAGAAGTCGCTTTAGGAACAGTTATTTCAGCAAGAAGAATCGTGGGGGAATTTCTTCGCACCATAGTGTGA